From Dendropsophus ebraccatus isolate aDenEbr1 chromosome 10, aDenEbr1.pat, whole genome shotgun sequence:
AGCACAACGCAAATCCCGCGGGAACCATTAGCAATAACAACTCAGCCCCGCCCATCCACGGTTTGCGTTCCAAGCCTCGCTCTCGCTACAAGCGGCAAAAGCACAAGTTGGATTTCTTGTATTCCCATTGGCCGCTACGAGCCTCGGGCGTGGCTCCCATGAAAATGTTCGCCTGACGATTGGACGAGCCCGAATGATTGACAGCGGGGTGGGACGAAAGGAGGAAGTGGCTCGCCGCTCACGTGATCCCCCGCTCGTATTGGGCGGGAGATACAGCAGGGCCGGAGCCGCCGACGTGACGTGCGCTGGTCACGTGTCCCGTTGTTGACGTGACGTGGCGCCCCGTGACTGGCGCGGAGGTGACAGGGGCGGTGACGTCACGCGGTGACAGTTCTCGTGGTGGCATCGGGGGGGACAAGTTTTGAGGGGGTCCCCGTGTGGTGAGTTTGTCTTATGGAGGTGAACGGGCTTGGTGACGTCGTCTGTGTGACGTAGTGCGTGTCTGTGCCGTGTTTGGTGTCCGTGGTTGGTTTGCTGGGCTCCAGTCTATTGGGGGTCGATGTGAAGGCGTCTGCGTTGTGTCCTGGATTAGTAACATCCCTGAGAATGGAACCTGGTCACCCACAGGGGGGGCTTACCTCACAGCCATCAGAGCCGGGGCTGCTGCCTGTAATATCTACCTCACAGCCATCAGAGCCAGGGCTGCTATCTGTAATATTTACCTCACAGCCATCAGAGCCAGGGCTGCTGCCTGTAATATCTACCTCACAGCCATCAGAGTCAGGGCTGCTACCTGTAATATTTACCTCACAGCCATCAGTCAGGGCTGCTACCTGTAATATTTACCTCACAGCCATCAGAGCCAGGGCTGCTACCTGTAATATTTACCTCACAGCCATCAGAGCCAGGGCTTCTGCCTGTAATATTTACCTCACAGCCATCAGACCCAGGGCTGCTGCCTGTAATATCTACCTCACAGCCATCAGAGTCAGGGCTGCTACCTGTAATATTTACCTCACAGCCATCAGTCAGGGCTGCTACCTGTAATATTTACCTCACAGCCATCAGAGCCAGGGCTTCTGCCTGTAATATTTACCTCACAGCCATCAGACCCAGGGCTGCTGACTGTAATGTCTACCTCACAGCCATCAGAGCCAGGGCTGCTACCAGTAATATTTACCTCACAGCCATCAGAGACAGGGCTGGGACCTGTAATATCTACCTCAAAGCCATCAGACCCAGGGCTGCTGACTGTAATATCTACCTCACAGCCATCAGAGCCGGGGCTGCTGACTGTAATATCTACCTTACCGCCATCAGAGCCAATGCTGCTAACTGTAATATCTACCTCACAGCCATCAGAGACAGGGCTGGGACCTGTAATATCTACCTCAAAGCCATCAGAGCCAGGGCTGGGACCTGTAATATTTACCTCACAGCTAACAGCGCAGGGACCTGTAATATTTACCTCACAGCCATGAGAGCCAGGGCTGGGACCTGTAATATTTACTTCACAGCCATCAGAGCCAGGGCTGCTACCTGTAACATCTACCTCACAGCCATCAGAGCAGGGGCTGGGACTGGGACCTGTAATATTTACCTCACAGCCATCAGAATCAGGGCTGGGACCTGTAATATTTACCTCACAGCCATCAGAGCCAGGGCTGCTACCTGTAATATTTACCTCACAGCCATCAGAGCCAGGGCTGCTACCTGTAATATTTACCTCACAGCCATCAGAGCCATGTCTGCTGCCTGTAATATTTACCTCACAGCCATCAGAGTCAGGGCTGCTACCTGTAATATTTACCTCACAGCCATCAGAGCCAGGGCTGCTACCTGTAATATTTACCTCACAGCCATCAGAGCCATGTCTGCTGCCTGTAATATTTACCTCACAGCCATCAGAGCCAGGGCTGCTACCTGTAATATTTACCTCACAGCCATCAGAGCCAGGGCTGCTACCTGTAATATTTACCTCACAGCCATCAGAGCCATGGCTGCTACCTGTAATATTTACCTCACAGCCATCAGAGCTAGGGCTGCTACCTGTAATATTTACCTCACAGCCATCAGAGCCAGGTACTGAGCCCCACAGCTCGCTGCCACCTATGTGACGTGTGTTACAGCAGAGGTCTCATAAGCCATGCATCCATTCTGCCATTATGTACAAAATGTGATAGATATGGCAGTGTTCagagtaaaattgaaaaattgttTCCATGACGTGACCATTGATGCTGATGATAGGTCAGTGATGGGTGGGGTCAGACCCCTGGGCTCATTAGTCCAATGTAAGGCCGGGGCAGGTGGTTGTAATATGGAGGCAAACATGTTCTTCCTACAGATCTTCAGGCCTATCAGCAGGCTGTAATATGGAGGCATAGTACCTGTGGTCCGGCTGTAATATGGAGGCATAGTACCTGTGGTCAGGCTGTAATATGGAGGCATAGTACCTGTGGTCAGGCTGTAATATGGAGGCATATTACCTGTGGTCAGGCTGTAATATGGAGGCATATTACCTGTGGTCAGGCTGTAATATGGAGGCATATTACCTGTGGTCAGGCTGTAATATGGAGGCATATTACCTGTGGTCAGGCTGTAATATGGAGGCATATTACCTATCATCATACCTGTGGCCTATCCCACTTTTGGCATCTCTGTTTTCAGTGACACAGCCTCTATAATGTTTACCATGTCTCACTCTGTCCATATAGAGCgttatggtcacatgacagatCAGTGGGTGTGGCTTAGCTTAAAATGAATGTGTTGCCTAGattatttttttcacagattAGGTCCACAACTATTGAGAAGTGAacttgctgaacttggatgaacCCAACACTTTGCCATTTCGCCCCCACTGCCaagagaagttagatgcagccctagggctgtcaggAGAACATTGGTACAGCCtctggctgtattcatgttttcctagaCTGTTTAAGGCTGCATCTATTTTCTCTACTTGGCAGCGGGGGTGACATGGCAAACATTCGGCAAGTTCCCTCATCACTAGCCACAGGctgaaacgtttttttttttttttccttaatgtgtttctatgttatttttttgtacattatggggACTGCTATATTGCCAGCAGTTTTTTCCCCCTCAACATTtactgatatgctttacagcatgccCTGCGAACATAgccacaatgaacatctccagactcTATTCTTTGCATGGGACATGTTTGTAAGcaagctctgtgacctgtgcagagctgtgcagggggaggctgagctgctattgtctctatTTACTGATGTCACCATTTACTGTAATACAGTACAGATTGCTTTACAGCAACATCCTCCTTATCACAGGCAgaacctagtggtgagaatggaaactgcaagatttcaggattgtttTAAAGTATAGACTGCAAgatggaaaattaaaataaacTTCACCAAGAGTTCTTTAAAAGGATACCCTGGAgactgggaatttttttttttttttctttttggctaaaacattgctttaataaaattataatattatggaatataactttataaaaaatgtattaaacataatcatttaaaataattttcGATCAAATGTAAGGGGATGGATTATATTTGCATTCTAGGGCCTCACTTAATCACTGGGAGCCTGACTAGAGAGTTTGGTTTGTCCAGGGGTATGCGTCATGCTTGTCCTCTCTCGCCTTAACAATTTGTGATGTCGGCGATGATGAGGTAAGACAAGACTATCAAGGGGTTTGGACTTAAAGGTGATGCTATATAGTTCTTTATGCAGATGATTTGTTAGTGTTCGTCTGGGACCCAGACACCGGTATTCCATTGGTCATGGAAAAATGTATGTGTTTTACGAAAGTAGCAGGTCTTAAAATGAATCTTTATACATGGGCTTAACAGCGACTCCAGAGCGTGACAAATTCATATGGCCTGAAAAAGAAGAACCCTATAAGTAGTTTGAATATCTGGGTGTCCATGTCTCTAGGGATCCCCAAAAATTTATGGAACTTAATTTTAAATCCTATTTGAAAAAACTTGACACTCTGACAGACACGATAGTCCTAGTGAAGATGATAGTTCCCACTCAACTATTGTATTAAGGGCGTCTCCTATCTGGATTCTGGACTTATCTTTTGAGCGGTTTGAGGTGGAGCTAAATAGGCTAATATGGTGGTAAGAGAACAAGAATTAGCTAGAAGAACTTTACCCCGTTGGAAAAGGAGGGTGGAATGGCACTTCATAATTTTCAATTGTATTGTTTGGGCTATACATCTTTTGCAAATGCGACGAAAGAGGACAACCTTGTTGGGGAACTATGGTACATGTTGGATAATAGTCTTGGGGACTGAGTTGATGGAAACAGGTTCTAGGACAGTGTTGGAAAAAGTTCAACTTTCCCAATTGTGTTTGTGATTTAAGGTAtagcctctcctctcctcctcagggGTGGGTATTTGGGTAGGGTTTGGGTGGGATATCGGATGTTTAGTGActctatttatttttatggatGGATATTGTATAGGTAAAATTAGAGACAGTTGTTTAATCAATATTTATAGATTATATTTTGTACTCATAGTAAaaataaaggaataaaaaaacaattattttggtcaccggagtacccttttaagaatAGGTTTAACGTAAAATTTTACAGACATATCAGGGCGCGGGGAGAGAAAATATTTTCTCTGTAACATCACTATGGGGCGATCTCTCcagataaacaataaaaaaacaacaattaaaaaaaaacaaaaaaaaaaacaggtgacaCTTTTTACAGGCTGCAACGGACATGTGACCCCCGACGATCAGATATTTATAATGTGTCCTTAGCCCGAATAACACAAAGCTGCTGGGTGGCAGTGCGCACATATACGGCCTATATGAACTCTCTTGATccaggacagggatggggaacctgcggccctccagctgttgcaaaactacaattcccattatgcctggccagctaaagctttagttgtatgatgggaactgtagttttgcaacaactgaagtGCCACAGGTTCCCTTACCCTGCCCTGGATCAAGAGTTCAGTATTTCTATAAAATTCTCTGTTGGGCTCTGTATGTACAGTATCTCTGTCGTACAGACTGTGTTACTTTGCGCCAGTGTGCATATAGTtgctttacatatatatatgacatactACTTCAGTGCCATTTTAGACCCCTGACACttgtgaaatcataaaaaaattttataagtaatttttcaaataaaatgtgTGACAAAATGTTCTTTATTTCATTGTCAGGTGATGGGCCATGTGGAGCATTGGTGAGAAACTATTGCTGCTTTAAAGTTCCTTTACCATGAGTTGTCCGGAGAAGACAGAGGAGTGCTCCCCTCCACCACCTAAACAGAGGAAAGTTTTGGAGAGCGAGGAAAAGAATAATGGAGTTCGAGATCTGCCAGACAGTCAGGAAGCTGAAGCTGCTCAGACTTTATGGGAGATGACCAACTGGAGAGGAGAGAATGCAGAAGATAAGGAGCAGCCAGGCAATGTTATACCACACACTCCAGAAAATGGCACCGCAGAAGACCCTCATGCGAGACTACCTGTGTGTACACCCGAGAGGGGAGATACAGGGGAAAGCGCAACTGGAACCCCGCACATCCCTGAAGGGGGTGAAACTGGAGAGAAGAATACAACACCTTCTAAGCAAGACTCCTCAAGAAAAGATGCAACTGGGAACGGAGAACCAGACGATCAGCGGAAGAGAAATGCCCAGCCAAGCCTAGAGATAGCCGACTCTGAGGAGCCTGCTGTTCTGTCACCCCTCTCCTCGGATTCAGAGACGGGTGACCATCGATCGTGCAGTGAGGGTGACGAGTGTTGCATAGTTTCTGTAGGCACACAGCCTACCAGCACTGACCGCTCCCTGCAGGCTCTGGAGTCAGTGCAGCAGGAACTGAGGTCGGTAAATGAGCGGGCTGACCGTGCCCTACTGCAGCTGAAAAGGAGATATGGACAGCTAAGAAAACCACACATCCAGAAACGCAACGCCATCATACGTACCATCCCAGGCTTCTGGGTTACTGCtgtatcctattttttttttttttttaaaccagttaCCAGGCAGTCATTACCATCCCTTATTTGCGTATAGGTATTGCAAAGCAAATACATATTCACAGATGGGAGGTTTTAAAACCATAGATGTTGGCAGAGCTGGGGAAAGATTGGTTGATAGGAGGTTATGTGgactgaagaagaaaaaaaacacatttatattGCTGCATATATAGAACATTATAAAGAGCCTTTTCTTACCCTACCGTGCtgtccctggggtcctcctgctgCGTCTTTGGACCCCGCACTTATCGCTCTAGCTGCCGCTGCTGAGACAGACTCGTCCAGTGTGCATACTCGACCTCCTTTCCATTCACTGTTTGTGGGACTTTAGAACATTGGCAAGCGCTGAACTCTGTTTTCAGAAATTCCATATACAGTGAATGAAGCAGTGGCCGAGAATGCACACTGCTGCTTTATAAACTTGGAGGACAGGTGATCTCCATTTTTTTGTGATCAGCGTTGGGTGGTGGGTCCCAGTGGTCTGATTTCcactagactagagatgagcgcagcttgagcatgctcaagtctgattatTCTTCATTTGatgaccagtggctgaagaagttgggtgcagccctagggagtccagacaaacatggatacagacacagGCCATGGActgtatgttttccaggactccctagggctgcatccaacttcttcagccactggtattcagatGGCTAATGATCAGACTTATCATTGATCCTGCAAATAGGGTATAATGTCTGATCATGGGACACCCCTTTAAATTACTAGAGAGAATTCTTTGTTGAATATATAATACTGGATTTTCCTTGACGTTACCCTGTTTCAGTTTTTAAATCATCCACAACTTTCTGCTATGATTGATGACCGTGACGAAGATACATTAAGTTACATGAACAATTTACAGGTAGGTGAATGTAACCTTAATGTGTACATAAATTCatttatacacaatagttccaaaGGACACTCAATATTTGCCTTGGTCTCTGTCTAGAGTTAATTAACCGTAATGTAATTGAGTCCAAAAAATATATCACAACAGATAGCTTTACTATAGAACAATTACACAACACAAAGCTAAActtttaaatattaataaatttttattagcatgattaaaaaaacctcataaaaaatattttgtagtGCAAAAAGGAACCAGTAATTGACAGCCAAGAAACCATAATGTAAAAATCACATGATCATCACAACATATATTATGTAAGCGTCCCTTGAAAGCGACCTAACGCGAAATGTGCGTCGGGGTTACGGACACAAGATACCTCGATGGGTAAGCAGTCTCTATGATCTTGCTAGATACTATATGGATTATGTAGTTTTGCATGTAGTAAACCTaggaggccatgtggatacaTTGCATGGGTATACATAATTGAGACGCTTACATAATATATGTTGTGATGATCATGTGATTTCTACATTATGGTTTCTTGGCTGTCATTACTGGATCCTTTTTGCactacaaaatatatttttaggtTTTTTAATCATGCTAATAAAAATTCTTAAAGCTTTGTGTTGTATAATTTCATTTATGCGAAATAATGTCACTGGGCCAACGGCAAACCCTTAAAGGCGTACTCtgggcgggggttatttttagggtatggccgagGAAGGGGGGGAAATAGAGGCCTCCGGTCACTTACCGCCCCGGTTCCAGCGTCGAGTCCTGGaatgcgccgccccgttctcccctccggctgccacttcctggtctgagctgtggcttgacatgtgacgtctcaaggtagctcagccattcagtggtcgtagcggggtcccgcctcggccgctgaatagctgagctgccttgagacatcacgtctcaagctgcagctcagaccaggaagcagcggccggacgggagaacacggtgttggaaccggggaggtaagtgaccagcggcctcgatttccaccccttccccggccatacactaaaaataacccctGCCTGGAGTATCTCTTTAAAGGGATCATCCCACCATTACAAATAATCCTCTATGCATGTCAGGGAATAGTTATCTAATCCTAGGGGTCCGAAAGCCAGTAAACCCccgcaggcccccccccccattgcattATTATAGAGCGGTGATGCACATGACTGACCACTGCacccttcattctctatggagccaccagagatgGCTGAACACTGTACTGTGGGTAGGGGATAACTTGCATAAgtgggacaaaccctttaaagagaGACTTGTCATCTCTTTTAATACATTTTAGGTAATTGTATCACCTATGAATTAACAAGGTAGGCAGGTATATATAGCAAAACAGACAAAACTCTTGAATATAGGAAGTTATTTTCTGTA
This genomic window contains:
- the LOC138802662 gene encoding putative testis-specific Y-encoded-like protein 3, whose protein sequence is MSCPEKTEECSPPPPKQRKVLESEEKNNGVRDLPDSQEAEAAQTLWEMTNWRGENAEDKEQPGNVIPHTPENGTAEDPHARLPVCTPERGDTGESATGTPHIPEGGETGEKNTTPSKQDSSRKDATGNGEPDDQRKRNAQPSLEIADSEEPAVLSPLSSDSETGDHRSCSEGDECCIVSVGTQPTSTDRSLQALESVQQELRSVNERADRALLQLKRRYGQLRKPHIQKRNAIIRTIPGFWVTAFLNHPQLSAMIDDRDEDTLSYMNNLQVEDFTHLKSSCKIKFYFNSNPYFKNDVIIKEFQYGSSGRLTSHSTPIQWWRGQNPSYRGKNSSTPSFFSWFSDHSFPAADRIATIIKEDLWPNPLQYYLMGEGESDDHPAEDSDPDNTDDCVVIVDDDEDEEEDGGEENDDDDDDDDNDVHEISDNTEKHTEGTDNDNDDDDDDEDEEDVEEESVPEELVESAVVDETDNIVLDADDSENSSEEGGDSE